A region of Oryctolagus cuniculus chromosome 3, mOryCun1.1, whole genome shotgun sequence DNA encodes the following proteins:
- the EEF1B2 gene encoding elongation factor 1-beta (The RefSeq protein has 1 substitution compared to this genomic sequence), which yields MGFGDLKSPAGLQVLNDYLADKSYIEGYVPSQADVAVFEAVSGPPPADLCHALRWYNHIKSYEKEKASLPGIKKALGTYGPADVEDTTGSGATDSKDDDDIDLFGSDDEEESEEAKRLREERLAQYESKKAKKPALVAKSSILLDVKPWDDETDMVKLEECVRSIQADGLVWGSSKLVPVGYGIKKLQIQCVVEDDKVGTDMLEEQITAFEDYVQSMDVAAFNKI from the exons ATGGGTTTCGGAGACCTGAAAAGCCCCGCCGGCCTCCAGGTGCTCAACGATTACCTGGCGGACAAGAGCTACATCGAGGG GTATGTGCCGTCCCAGGCAGATGTGGCAGTGTTCGAAGCCGTCTCCGGCCCGCCGCCTGCCGACTTGTGTCATGCCCTACGCTGGTATAATCACATCAAGTCCTACGAGAAGGAGAAGGCCAG cctgcCAGGAATAAAAAAAGCTTTGGGCAGGTATGGCCCTGCAGATGTGGAAGACACcacaggaagtggagccacaGATAGTAAAGATGACGATGACATTGACCTCTTTGGATCTGATGATGAGGAG gaaagtgaagaggcaaagagGTTAAGGGAAGAACGACTTGCACAGTATGAGTCAAAGAAAGCCAAAA AACCTGCACTTGTTGCCAAGTCTTCCATCTTACTAGATGTGAAACCCTGGGATGATGAAACAGATATGGTAAAATTGGAGGAGTGTGTCAGAAGCATTCAAGCAGATGGCTTGGTCTGGGGCTCCT CTAAACTAGTTCCAGTGGGGTATGGAATTAAGAAGCTTCAAATACAGTGTGTAGTTGAAGATGACAAAGTTGGAACAGATATGCTGGAGGAGCAGATCACGGCTTTTGAGGACTATGTGCAATCCATGGATGTGGCTGCTTTCAACAAGATCTAA